Part of the Acidobacteriota bacterium genome, ATGAGGCCGCCTCCGGGCCAAAGTCCTGGTCGAGCCTCGGCGCCGCGGCAGCATCCAGTTCCGCCAGGCTACGCCGCCCCGCCAGGTCCAGGGCGTAACGGCTCCCCGTCAGCACTTCCACGACCCGAGCCCGAAGGATGAAACTGCTTTCACCGGGCCCGGAGGCGGGGGCCGCGACGGAGGGAGGGGACCCGCCCTGGCCGTGCGCCCCCGGGCCGGGAAAGCAGAAAAAAGCCAGCAGGAGGAGGCTTTGGATTATTATCATCATTGTTCTGTCGTCTCTATTACGGTCATTGATCCGCACCCCTGGAGCCTTCGCTGGACCCACTCCAGGCGTTGCCAGGTGCCCAGACCGTACCCTTTTAAAAGTTCTAGCTTGGGCAGGTCCATCCGGAGAAAATCTCCCACGGTCTTCACCCCGTTCAATGCCAGGGCGACTCTTTCCTTGGTGCCCAATAGACAGAGTTCCTCGATGTTGTCTTCGGCTTGGAAGGTTAAAGTATGTGTATCTGCCATGTTTCTCCTCTTGCCTTGGTCGGCATTGTCAAGATTCTACTTAAGGAGTTGCCGAAGACCATCCGAACCCAGAAATCATTCGCTTTTCCGAAATTATTTCGGGATCTGCGATGGCATCGGGAATCGCATGCCCGAAGCCAATCGGCGATAAAAACTTTTTTTATTTAGGGTTGCACAGAAACCACAGATGGTTACCCCCTGTGCGGCCAGGGATGGCGTGGAGTAGCATAGGAACAGACGCAGAAGGTGTGTTCAGCATTAGCCCCAATTTTTCAATTAGTTGATCCCCTTCGCTATTCCGAATTTTCTGAATGATCCCCCGGATCACCATCAAAGGCCGCCTCAGACTTTTTGCTTTTCTGTTCATCGGAACAAAGCAGTCCCTGGTGTGTCAAAGGACGGCGTACCAAGTGGGTAGACAGAGGGAGGGGTTATGGGCAGTTCAAATCTGAAACGTTCCGGTTTCAAGATAAAGAACCTCAGGAATCGATTGGGATTGTCCATTCGGGATGTGGTTCAGGCGACCCTCAAGGTGGCAGAGAAGACTGGCGAGAGACTCTATGCAGTCGCGCCCGCACAACTCGCCGATGCGGAGAATCACGGGCAAAAACTTGGAATCCACAAGATTTGCGCTCTGGCCGTTGTATACCGGAAGTCGGTGCTTGAGATACTGGACCTTATGGGAGTAGATGCCTACAAGTGTCTCGACTACCAGGACTGCTTCTGCACCAAAGTTACACACCCAATCGACGTTCCATTTTCCTACAGCGGGGTTGAAGTACCCACCAGGGTTGATCCCAACTTCAATCAAAATACGACTTCCCTGTTAAACGACTTCATCGAAGCCTGGGGAAATATCCCTTTTGAGTTTCTCTTGCGAATCCAGTTCGACAAATTCCTTTTCGT contains:
- a CDS encoding XRE family transcriptional regulator: MGSSNLKRSGFKIKNLRNRLGLSIRDVVQATLKVAEKTGERLYAVAPAQLADAENHGQKLGIHKICALAVVYRKSVLEILDLMGVDAYKCLDYQDCFCTKVTHPIDVPFSYSGVEVPTRVDPNFNQNTTSLLNDFIEAWGNIPFEFLLRIQFDKFLFVYIGSGDNLMYPILRPGDIVKVDSREKNLIHGGWANEYERPIYLVEITSGWRCAWCVRDGNDLILLPHPLSQKGPEIYRMHADAEIVGRVVGGWSELKTRT